GTTTTGCGCGGCCGGATGCCCGCCCGTGACCTGCGCCACTTAGGCTGTATGCGGCTGATTTCGGCGACATCGAACTGATTAGAGTCCGACTCGACCCGCTTCCGACGACGGGCCGCCAACAAAGTCGTTGTCACCACAACGCAGACGAGACGGTGAGTACATGGATCTCTTCGAATATCAGGCGAAGGAACTCTTCGTGAAGCACGGAGTGCCTTCGTCGGAGGGCCGCGTCACGGACTCGGCCGAGGACGCCCGTGCCATCGCGACCGAAATCGGCAAGCCTGTGATGATCAAGTCGCAGGTCAAGGTCGGCGGTCGTGGTAAGGCCGGCGGTGTGAAGTACGCCGCGACCCCGGACGACGCCTTCACCCACGCGTCCAACATCCTGGGCCTGGACATCAAGGGCCACATCACCAAGAAGATCCTGGTCGCCGAGGCCAAGGACATCGCGGAGGAGTACTACATCTCCTTCCTGCTCGATCGCGCCAACCGCACCTACCTGGCCATGTGCTCGGTCGAGGGCGGCATGGAGATCGAAGAGGTGGCCGCCACCAAGCCCGATCGTCTGGCCAAGGTGCCGGTCGACGCGGTCAAGGGTGTGGACCTGGCCTTCGCGCGCTCGATCGCCGAGCAGGGCCACCTGCCCGCCGACGTGCTCGACGCCGCCGCGGTCACCATTCAGAAGCTGTGGGAGGTCTTCGTCAACGAGGACGCCACCCTGGTGGAGGTGAACCCGCTGGTTCGCACTCCCGAGAACGAGATCCTGGCGCTGGACGGCAAGGTCACCCTCGACGAGAACGCCGACTTCCGCCACCCCGACCACGCCGAGTTCGCCGATCGTGACGCCACCGATCCGCTGGAGCTCAAGGCCAAGGAGAACGACCTCAACTACGTCAAGCTCGACGGTGAGGTCGGCATCATCGGCAACGGTGCCGGTCTGGTCATGTCGACCCTGGACGTCGTCGCCTACGCCGGTGAGAACCACAACGGCGTGAAGCCGGCCAACTTCCTCGACATCGGTGGTGGCGCCTCGGCCGAGGTGATGGCCAACGGTCTCGACGTCATTCTCAACGACGCGCAGGTCAAGAGCGTGTTCGTGAACGTGTTCGGCGGCATCACCGCGTGTGACGCGGTGGCCAACGGCATCGTCAAGGCCTTGGAGATCCTGGGCTCGGAGGCGAACAAGCCGCTGGTGGTCCGCCTCGACGGCAACAAGGTCGAGGAGGGTCGCAAGATCCTCGTCGACGCCAACCACCCGCTGGTCACCCTCGCCCAGACCATGGACGAAGGCGCAGATAAAGCAGCCGAACTGGCGGCGTCTTCCAACGGCACGGCCAAGTAAGGACAAAAGAACATGTCTATCTTCCTGAACAAGGACTCCAAGGTCATCGTCCAGGGCATCACCGGCGGTGAGGGCACCAAGCACACCGCGCTGATGCTGAAGGCCGGCACCCAGGTCGTCGGCGGCGTGAACGCCCGCAAGGCCGGCACCACCGTCTCGCACACCGCCAAGGACGGCTCGGCCGTCGAGCTGCCGGTGTTCGGCACCGTCGCCGAGGCCATCAAGGAGACCGGCGCCGACGTGTCGATCGCCTTCGTGCCGCCGAAGTTCGCCAAGGACGCCATCATCGAGGCCATCGACGCGGAGATCCCGCTGCTCGTGGTCATCACCGAGGGCATCCCGGTGCAGGACACCGCGTACGCGTGGGCCTACAACCTCGAAAAAGGGGGAGCGGAGGGTCCGAAGACCCGGATCATCGGCCCCAACTGCCCCGGCATCATCACCCCGGGCGAGTCGCTGGTGGGCATCACCCCCGCCAACATCACCGGCAAGGGCCCGATCGGCCTGGTGTCGAAGTCGGGCACGCTGACCTACCAGATGATGTACGAGCTGCGTGACTTCGGCTTCTCGACCTCCATCGGCATCGGTGGCGACCCGGTCATCGGCACCACCCACATCGACGCCATCGAGGCGTTCGAGAAGGATCCGGAGACCAAGCTGATCGTCATGATCGGCGAGATCGGCGGCGACGCGGAAGAACGCGCGGCTGCGTATATCAAGGCCAACGTCACCAAGCCGGTCGTCGGCTACGTCGCGGGCTTCACCGCGCCGGAGGGCAAGACCATGGGCCACGCCGGCGCCATCGTCTCCGGTTCCTCGGGCACCGCCGCCGCGAAGAAGGAGGCCCTCGAGGCCGCGGGCGTGAAGGTCGGCAAGACCCCGTCCGAGACCGCCGCCCTGGCGCGCGAGATCCTCGAGAAGGCTTCGATCAGCGCCTGACCGCTGTCGATGAAGGCCGCCTCGCCGTAACGGCGAGGCGGCCTTCATTCGTTCCGGCAGGCGAGCGACATGCTGCTGTGGTGAGATAGCAGCGGTGCTGCTGCGGGCAGATAGCAGCGGTGCCGCTGCGGGCAGGGACAACCGTCGCTCAGGGTGCCGGGAACAGATGGCAGAGCCCCAGGGCTCGGACCACCATGCAGAACATTTCCGAAACGTCCATCCGTACCTCCGATCGTCTTCGCTGACAACACGGTCGAGGCGGGGATCGGGTTCACCGGGGACTCTCGAGGTTGCCAGGACTGGCGTCGTGGCCGTGACCGGCGCGCGCGAGTGCAGTAGCGTCAAGGGTATTCAGCCTGAAAGCCGATGAAGGACTCGATAGGAGACGACCACATGTCCTACCCGACCGGGGGATCCGGGTATAACGCGCCCACTCCGACGCCCTCGCCCACACCCTCGTCCGCGGCCGGCTTCGGCCAGCAGCCGGCAGGTAGCGCCAGCGGCGGCGGCTCGGGGAGTTCGGCGTTGAGCGCCAAGGGGCTGACGTTCTACCTGACCGTTGGGATCGCCGCGCTGGGCGTGATCAATTTTCTGCTGGGATTGCTGAACTCGCTGACGGCCAACAAGGATGCGACCCGGGACGAGCTGGATTCGCTGAACCCGTTCCAGCTGGGTGGTTCGGCCCCACTGTTGCTGCTGCTGTTCGCCGGTGCGCTCGCCGGGGCGTCGCTGCTTCCCAAGCAGGAAGCGAAGAACGCCGTGGTGGCCGCGGCGTCCGTGACGGGCTTCCTCGGGTTCCTGTTCCAGACCTTCAACGCCTTCCCGGGATTCAAGACCGCGGGGATGGCCTGGGTCCTGGTCTTCCTGTCCCTCGTGCAGGCCGCCGCGGCCGTGGCCGCGCTGCTGTTCGAAACGGGCATCGTCTCCGCGCCCGAGGCCAAGCCCGCTCCGGCGGCCGGGTTCGGTGGTGCCAGCGGCTACGGTCAGCAGTCCTACGGTCAGGCGCAGCAGCAGAGCCAGCAGGCGCAGTACGGCCAGAGCCAGGGCGCTGCCGCGCAGGCCCAGTACGGCCAGTACGGCCAGCAGTACGGGCAGGCCCAGCAGAGCCAGGCGCAGGCCGGTCAGGCGCAGGCGGCACCGGGTCAGCAGCCGCAGCAGTCCGCCTACGGCCAGTACGGCCAGCAGTACGGCCAGGGCCAGTACGGCCAGCAGCCGTCGGCCTACGGCCAGCCGGGCCAGCAGCCCTACGGCGCCGCGGGTGCGCAGTCGCCCTACGGCCAGCGGCCGCCGGCCCAAGGGGGCGACGACGCCGCGACCCAGCACTTCGGCAGTGCCGCGCCGACCCAGCAGGCCGGTGGTCAGCAGGGCCAGCAGTTCGGCTCGCTGAACTTCGGTCAGCAGGGCCAGCCGGGGCAAGGCCAGTCCGGCCAGCCGTTCGGCGGTGAGCAGACCGGCAATCCGGCCGCGGACGCCACCAAGGCGTTCCGTCCCGAGGACGACAAGAAGTAGATTCCGCTTCGCATATCGATCGGCGAGTCAGGCGCTTTTCACGGCGCGCCTGACTCGCCGATCCGTTTCCAGCTGCCACTCTGACATGTCGGTAACCGGGCGATCGTCGTCGACGAGCCAACCAGGATCCGCGAGGTAGTTCTATGAAGTCCGCACTGGTCCGATGGGCCGACCTTCGCGAGCAGCGGGCGGGCGCGAGACCGGCGCAGCCCGAACCCCCCGACGAATCCGAGGACCCGGTCTTCCTCTCGCTGAGTCCCGAGCGGGCCAAGGTCCTGCTCGTCATCGCGGCCCGGGCCTCGAGCTTCACCGTGGTCGCCACAGTCGCGCTCGTGCTGGTCACCCTCATCGCCGCCGGCAGCGGCCTGACCGGGGCCTCGGGGGCGATCGCGGCGGGGTGGCTCGCGGTCCATCAGGTGCCGGTCGTGGTGGGCAAGACCTCGCTCGGATTGCTGCCCCTGCTGCCGACGGGCCTGGTGTTGTGGCTGACGATGCGCGATTGCGCGCACGCGGTGTCACCGCGGTCCTCACGGGCCGACCTGGGCTGGATCGTGGGCGCCGCGATGGCGGGCCCGCTGCTGGTCACCGCCGTCTGCCTGGCGGTCGCCGAGGATGCCGCGGCGGCGGTTCCGCTGCAGGCGCCCAATACCCTGACCGCCTTCTGCTGTGTGGGCGGACTGCATCTGCTCGCCGCGGTCGCGGGTATCGCCGCCGAGCCGAACGCGCTGCGCGACCGGATCGCCTCGTATCTTCCGGACTGGGTCTTCGCCGGGACGCGCGCGGCGGTACGAGCGCTGTGGCGGCTGCTGCTGTGCGGTGCGGCGTTCGCGCTGGTCTCGTTCGTGCTGCACTGGTCGGTCATCGGCGACACCTACGCCACCGCCGGCAATGTCGCCGGTGTGCTGGGCCTGACGGTGCTGTCGCTGGCCTATCTGCCGAATGTGGTGATCGCGTCGACGAGCGTGTTGCTCGGCGCCGATGTGCATATCGGTGACGGCGGACTGAGCCTGTTCTCGGTGACCGGTGCGCCGGTGCCCGCCCTGCCGGTGCTGGCGGCCGTCCCTACCGGTCCGGCGGCGGCATGGTGGCCGGCACTGCTGCTGGTCCCGGCCGTGGTCGGGGTACGCGGGGGATTGGACTGCGCCCGCGAATCCGCCGATGAACCCCGGGCGCCGTGGGCGACACTGTTCGGCGCGGCGTTGTCGGCGGTGGTGCTGACGCTGCTGGATCTGTTCGCCGGTGGCCGGGTCGGCTCGTTCGGTGACATCGGCCCGGGGGCGCTGCTCACCGCCGGGGCGGCTTTCGGCTGGCTGACGGTCGCCGGGTACGTCGGACTGGTATGCGGGCGGCGGTTTCTCGGTATCCCGCCCGATGACGGCGCCGGCGGTTTCGATGCGCGGCTCGCGGGCGATCCGTCGCACGACTACGGCCACGCCGCGGACCGTTACGCCGCGGACCGCTACGCCACTGCGGACTACGGCGACGATCGGTACGGCGACGATCGGTACGACGATCGGTACGACGCTGCCGAACCGCGCTATATCGACCAGTTGTACGACGATCCGCGCTACGTCGAATACGAACTGGACGACGACGAGCCGGCCGGCGACGGATATCCGGAACCGTCCTACCGCCGTACCGGCGCGGTGGCGGTCGTCGAGGTCGACGGTGAACTGCTCGATGACGACGGTCTCGACCCGGTGCACGCCGACCCCGATCCGGACTACGACTTCGATACCGAAAACGCCGACATCGTCGATGCCGAAGTGGTAGAGGGTGACCTGCCGGAGAGTCCCGGGAGGGGCGGTCGTTAGGCTCTAACCCGGCGGACATCGTGACCGCCGCCCTCCGGCAGCCCCGACGCACAGGGAGTAGAGCGCTGACCACCCCGCCCGCCCAGCTGGTACCTCCGACCGCTCCGGCGACCCTCGTCGTACTCGCCTCGGGCACGGGATCACTGCTGCGATCGTTGATCGCGGCCACCGCGGAACCGGA
The genomic region above belongs to Nocardia spumae and contains:
- the sucC gene encoding ADP-forming succinate--CoA ligase subunit beta, giving the protein MDLFEYQAKELFVKHGVPSSEGRVTDSAEDARAIATEIGKPVMIKSQVKVGGRGKAGGVKYAATPDDAFTHASNILGLDIKGHITKKILVAEAKDIAEEYYISFLLDRANRTYLAMCSVEGGMEIEEVAATKPDRLAKVPVDAVKGVDLAFARSIAEQGHLPADVLDAAAVTIQKLWEVFVNEDATLVEVNPLVRTPENEILALDGKVTLDENADFRHPDHAEFADRDATDPLELKAKENDLNYVKLDGEVGIIGNGAGLVMSTLDVVAYAGENHNGVKPANFLDIGGGASAEVMANGLDVILNDAQVKSVFVNVFGGITACDAVANGIVKALEILGSEANKPLVVRLDGNKVEEGRKILVDANHPLVTLAQTMDEGADKAAELAASSNGTAK
- the sucD gene encoding succinate--CoA ligase subunit alpha, whose translation is MSIFLNKDSKVIVQGITGGEGTKHTALMLKAGTQVVGGVNARKAGTTVSHTAKDGSAVELPVFGTVAEAIKETGADVSIAFVPPKFAKDAIIEAIDAEIPLLVVITEGIPVQDTAYAWAYNLEKGGAEGPKTRIIGPNCPGIITPGESLVGITPANITGKGPIGLVSKSGTLTYQMMYELRDFGFSTSIGIGGDPVIGTTHIDAIEAFEKDPETKLIVMIGEIGGDAEERAAAYIKANVTKPVVGYVAGFTAPEGKTMGHAGAIVSGSSGTAAAKKEALEAAGVKVGKTPSETAALAREILEKASISA
- a CDS encoding DUF5336 domain-containing protein translates to MSAKGLTFYLTVGIAALGVINFLLGLLNSLTANKDATRDELDSLNPFQLGGSAPLLLLLFAGALAGASLLPKQEAKNAVVAAASVTGFLGFLFQTFNAFPGFKTAGMAWVLVFLSLVQAAAAVAALLFETGIVSAPEAKPAPAAGFGGASGYGQQSYGQAQQQSQQAQYGQSQGAAAQAQYGQYGQQYGQAQQSQAQAGQAQAAPGQQPQQSAYGQYGQQYGQGQYGQQPSAYGQPGQQPYGAAGAQSPYGQRPPAQGGDDAATQHFGSAAPTQQAGGQQGQQFGSLNFGQQGQPGQGQSGQPFGGEQTGNPAADATKAFRPEDDKK
- a CDS encoding cell division protein PerM, with the protein product MKSALVRWADLREQRAGARPAQPEPPDESEDPVFLSLSPERAKVLLVIAARASSFTVVATVALVLVTLIAAGSGLTGASGAIAAGWLAVHQVPVVVGKTSLGLLPLLPTGLVLWLTMRDCAHAVSPRSSRADLGWIVGAAMAGPLLVTAVCLAVAEDAAAAVPLQAPNTLTAFCCVGGLHLLAAVAGIAAEPNALRDRIASYLPDWVFAGTRAAVRALWRLLLCGAAFALVSFVLHWSVIGDTYATAGNVAGVLGLTVLSLAYLPNVVIASTSVLLGADVHIGDGGLSLFSVTGAPVPALPVLAAVPTGPAAAWWPALLLVPAVVGVRGGLDCARESADEPRAPWATLFGAALSAVVLTLLDLFAGGRVGSFGDIGPGALLTAGAAFGWLTVAGYVGLVCGRRFLGIPPDDGAGGFDARLAGDPSHDYGHAADRYAADRYATADYGDDRYGDDRYDDRYDAAEPRYIDQLYDDPRYVEYELDDDEPAGDGYPEPSYRRTGAVAVVEVDGELLDDDGLDPVHADPDPDYDFDTENADIVDAEVVEGDLPESPGRGGR